In one Yarrowia lipolytica chromosome 1A, complete sequence genomic region, the following are encoded:
- a CDS encoding uncharacterized protein (Compare to YALI0A05533g, similar to uniprot|P53920 Saccharomyces cerevisiae YNL123W Hypothetical 110.9 kDa protein in SPC98-TOM70 intergenic region), with translation MLISPQTLPQTIYLSPFLSTHNCTRTLRHPPNHPLHYAMSLIHSNDSSSVWLETVSRTVKCIVSVYFRHHEAVEFDHPLKSEASGFVVDKEQGIIVTNRHVIGAGVFSGKIKFHNFEECKVDVLYCDPIHDFGFLKFNPSDIKHVAIGEISLRPDLARIGTEIRILGNDSGQQLSILSGFISRVQRNTPHYGDHTYNDFNTFYIQAAANAKGGSSGSPVINIDGHAVGLQAGGMTYSTTDYFLPLQRVKRALDIVRQGGLVTRGCLQTIWEHTSFNICSHYGLTEDLEGRIRKKYPDNVGMLVAKHVVKDGKSDKKIQVGDILVSVDGEDIIDFAVLDSILDESVGKSHSIEVFRDSSLLKFDVEVADLHALSCTEFVKFGGMTFHNMTYQLVRSTNEPIDGVIVACGGPTDVNCRSKLYKINGKKISNLTELKEFFKNAVHGKSYAFEFRMIKTTTTNNQSVRFDLHFYPDFVWARKTGSVWTMEKLIVNGIKNTTILPSVIKGTSVSQIEGVPTEVEGSAAASETVLSSEAAVKEPETKIPTVLLSSISDITALSFANILQSFVTVTVSRPVNCDSVEAVESGHHSDEEYQKTGYIIDKELGIILTTNVIFSHFSTLYITFFDQVRLPVSIKYIDLQQNFALLQYDPSMISAPVTELKLSSTKKNNFAIGEKVYSFQPDPSKAVCSRMENSILNTRFSTDVGEGADTLLVERELEKYMAYGIITSPETDEVIAMAGSPNGWRSRIRGVYEVHRVLEKIRNKEPLPEKRFINVYFTKTTLLHARDNGLSEERVLECTSDEGSGSGGVYSTVFASADTPFKSGDILLKIEGKNIKEDDFVVFSTLEEFEVLILRDHKELTLKVKTSPASELLTSRLFLWCDNVFQKPWIDVRQTHATEWPSEMVIFPDSAQLSDLEQDNLCFVTHVNSKPVKTMDDLQKILLDIPNGTYATLVLEDDTSGPRTTSIYCNYDTNPLVEYVREGRHWTRTEYGVAETRVIEWDEWTPGSGKSSL, from the coding sequence ATGCTCATCTCACCACAAACTCTACCCCAAACCATATATTTATCGCCGTTTCTCTCCACACATAACTGCACTCGCACTTTGAGACATCCCCCCAATCACCCTCTGCACTACGCCATGTCTCTAATACACTCCAATGACTCGTCTTCCGTCTGGCTGGAGACGGTGTCGAGAACGGTCAAATGCATTGTGTCCGTCTACTTTCGCCACCACGAGGCGGTGGAGTTTGATCACCCGCTCAAGTCCGAAGCCAGTGGGTTTGTAGtcgacaaggagcagggCATCATCGTCACCAACCGCCACGTGATTGGGGCCGGCGTCTTTTCCGGCAAAATCAAGTTCCACAACTTCGAGGAGTGCAAGGTCGACGTGCTCTACTGCGACCCCATCCACGACTTTGGTTTTCTCAAATTCAACCCCAGCGACATCAAACATGTCGCCATTGGAGAAATCAGCCTGCGACCCGATCTCGCCAGGATCGGCACAGAAATTCGAATTCTCGGAAACGACAGCGGACAGCAGCTGTCCATTCTGTCTGGCTTCATTTCCCGAGTCCAGCGAAACACACCCCACTATGGAGACCACACCTACAACGACTTCAACACCTTTTACATCCAGGCAGCAGCCAACGCCAAGGGCGGCTCTTCAGGCTCCCCTGTCATCAACATTGATGGCCACGCTGTCGGGctccaagctggaggaatgacctactccaccaccgactACTTTCTGCCTTTACAGCGAGTCAAGAGAGCTCTCGATATCGTGCGTCAGGGAGGTCTGGTCACCAGAGGATGTCTGCAAACCATCTGGGAGCACACATCATTCAACATTTGCTCACATTATGGCCTGACAGAAGACCTCGAGGGCCGAATTCGAAAGAAGTATCCTGATAATGTCGGCATGCTGGTTGCCAAGCATGTGGTCAAGGACGGCAAGAGCGACAAGAAGATTCAGGTTGGCGATAttcttgtgtctgtggacGGAGAAGACATCATCGACTTCGCTGTGTTGGACAGTATTCTCGACGAGTCTGTGGGCAAGTCTCATTCCATTGAAGTGTTCCGGGACTCGTCTCTTCTCAAGTTTGATGTGGAAGTGGCAGATCTGCATGCTCTCTCTTGCACTGAGTTTGTCAAGTTCGGAGGCATGACTTTCCATAACATGACTTATCAGCTTGTCCGATCTACCAACGAGCCCATCGATGGAGTTATTGTCGCTTGTGGAGGCCCCACTGATGTCAACTGTCGGTCCAAGCTGTACAAAATCAACGGCAAGAAGATTTCCAATCTTACTGAACTGAAGGAGTTCTTCAAAAACGCTGTGCATGGTAAGTCCTACGCGTTTGAGTTCCGAATGATCAAGACCACCACGACCAACAACCAGTCGGTGCGGTTCGATCTGCATTTCTACCCCGATTTCGTCTGGGCCCGAAAGACTGGCAGTGTGTGGACTatggagaagctcattgTTAACGGTATCAAGAACACAACTATTCTTCCGTCAGTTATCAAGGGTACGAGCGTTTCTCAGATCGAAGGAGTTCCCACCGAGGTGGAAgggtctgctgctgcttctgagACCGTTCTCTCTTCCGAGGCAGCTGTCAAGGAGCCTGAGACTAAAATTCCCACAGTTTTACTCTCCAGTATTTCGGATATTACCGCTTTGTCCTTCGCTAACATTCTGCAGTCGTTTGTGACCGTCACAGTGTCACGGCCGGTCAACTGTGACTCTGTGGAGGCTGTTGAGAGCGGACATCACTCTGATGAAGAGTACCAGAAGACGGGGTACATCATCGACAAGGAGCTAGGCATCATTCTCACCACCAATGTCATTTTCTCGCACTTTTCTACGCTGTACATCACCTTCTTCGACCAGGTCCGTCTGCCTGTTTCCATCAAGTACATTGACTTGCAGCAGAActttgctcttcttcaatATGATCCCAGCATGATTTCTGCTCCTGTAACAGAACTCAAGCTGTCTTCCACTAAGAAGAATAACTTTGCTATTGGCGAAAAGGTGTACTCGTTCCAGCCTGACCCCAGCAAGGCTGTGTGCTCTCGCATGGAGAACTCGATTCTAAACACCCGGTTCTCCACCGAcgttggagaaggagctgacACTCTGCTTGTGGAGcgggagctggagaagtaTATGGCCTATGGTATCATCACCAGTCCCGAGACTGACGAGGTGATTGCTATGGCCGGAAGTCCCAACGGCTGGAGATCTCGAATTCGAGGTGTCTACGAGGTGCATCGAGTCCTGGAGAAGATTCGAAACAAGGAGCCCCTTCCTGAGAAACGGTTTATTAACGTCTACTTCACCAAGACTACCCTCTTGCATGCCCGGGACAATGGTCTTTCCGAGGAACGGGTTTTGGAGTGCACGAGTGACGAAGGCAGCGGCAGTGGAGGGGTCTACTCTACGGTGTTTGCTTCTGCTGATACTCCTTTCAAGAGTGGAGATATTCTGCTCAAGATTGAGGGCAAAaacatcaaggaggacgacttTGTGGTGTTTTCTACCCtcgaggagtttgaggtGTTGATTCTGCGTGACCACAAGGAGCTGACTCTCAAGGTGAAGACGTCTCCTGCGAGTGAACTTCTTACTTCTCGGCTCTTCCTCTGGTGCGACAACGTCTTCCAGAAGCCGTGGATTGATGTTCGGCAGACCCATGCCACTGAATGGCCCTCGGAGATGGTCATCTTTCCCGATTCGGCTCAACTGAGTGATTTGGAGCAGGACAATCTATGTTTTGTGACCCATGTCAACTCAAAGCCAGTCAAGACTATGGATGATCTTCAGAAGATTCTTCTGGACATCCCCAACGGCACATACGCCACGCTGGTTCTTGAAGACGACACTTCGGGGCCTCGGACAACTTCCATTTATTGCAATTACGACACCAATCCTCTGGTTGAGTATGTGCGGGAAGGTCGTCATTGGACTCGAACTGAGTATGGTGTTGCAGAGACGCGGGTAATTGAGTGGGACGAGTGGACTCCTGGGTCTGGCAAGTCTTCGTTGTGA
- a CDS encoding uncharacterized protein (Compare to YALI0A05401g, similar to Saccharomyces cerevisiae DPB4 (YDR121W); ancestral locus Anc_8.275, weakly similar to uniprot|Q04603 Saccharomyces cerevisiae YDR121w DPB4 DNA polymerase II (epsilon) 4th subunit), whose product MPPKGHKKTADGDFRPVNSAGNTIQAKQKYSIDDLLYPKSTIKNLAKETLPDDAIISKDALTAIQRAATLFVSYMASHGNASAEAGGRKKITPQDVFVALKDVDLAQFVPSVTQSVNEFEQEVAQRKKDKVVRAQDDQDHISSSESETEATEEEGNKRIRTDE is encoded by the coding sequence ATGCCGCCCAAAggacacaaaaaaaccGCCGACGGCGACTTCCGACCCGTCAACTCGGCCGGTAACACGATACAGGCCAAGCAAAAGTACTCGATCGACGATCTCCTGTACCCCAAATCAACCATCAAGaatctggccaaggagacACTGCCAGATGACGCCATCATTTCCAAGGACGCGTTGACGGCCATCCAGCGAGCTGCCacgctgtttgtgtcgtaCATGGCGAGCCACGGAAACGCGTCGGCCGAGGCTGGAGGCCGAAAGAAGATAACGCCCCAGGACGTTTTCGTGGCCCTTAAGGACGTTGATCTGGCTCAGTTTGTGCCCAGTGTGACCCAGAGTGTCAACGAGTTCGAACAGGAAGTTGCACAAaggaagaaggacaaggtTGTACGCGCCCAGGACGACCAGGACCATATTTCCAGCTCAGAGTCGGAAACCGAGGCGACAGAGGAAGAGGGCAACAAAAGAATTAGAACTGATGAGTAG
- a CDS encoding uncharacterized protein (Compare to YALI0A05379g, similar to uniprot|P37254 Saccharomyces cerevisiae YNR033w ABZ1 para-aminobenzoate synthase, similar to Saccharomyces cerevisiae ABZ1 (YNR033W); ancestral locus Anc_6.344), with amino-acid sequence MCGFGFLRLPSIPALENNRLKLVFSRNAYKMTKKMCRNLTMYFIVFTIVSMIYSFFFPRRFPYYWVFNFSYIPRPTRSRSPLCKVNFAGQNLTLVICNNTETCGIGSPTSKMNILLIDSYDSFTFNLTTLIEKAVPGSRVITIHNDSLPASELVDKYLSVFDAVVVGPGPGCPQNSADVGCVPQIYSNNKNVIVPTLGVCLGFQSLCLGNGLNVDRLKLVKHGQVAQITHNGDKLFDNVPSTFDSVRYHSLHVPLEDGESTAIQPLAWTSDDIDGKKVDILMAGKHTELPFWGVQYHPESICSDFGGKLVENFWSLAQDYNKSREYPANKDTLLADFTAKYSIKPAPLTKSDQNLSIAKPLEETAAQKGEILFEKIALDRSKFSKDAYPETMVCLGEHLNDKNQKFVMLNSAAIPGRWSILGFLDEGKTRCITHYTDYKSSHAFMKTWGNDPHELHNNHSEYLVKLGDDGIWGYLSAYMKPKIEKFKSCRDVIDDCPFYGGLVGYFSYETNETNNIESLVNPTPADRPFPDVNLVDIERSVLFDHQECCLYVISVTDDDQSWIKQTSEELKDYFFAPDFEAKKDRLFSSIPSTSAALTGGSPKVSIPDQDDYIKRVEKCQDYLLAGESYELCLTAQTKIKVPKKLNPWDLYKILYTRNPAPYSCFLDLQDATLVGSSPERFLSWSKDGVCEFRPIKGTIKNTPEMTRAIAEEKLNTPKERAENLMIVDLIRHDLNQMLNNVRVDKLMTVEEYKTVFQLVSVIQGDLHGQYSGIDALAHSLPPGSMTGAPKLRSVEILRDLENNHRRGIYSGVCGFWSVSDQGDWSVVIRSAFSYKDESEAWEHADDPASMESSAHESTGECQIWRIGAGGAITVLSDPMEEWLEMKTKLESALQAFV; translated from the coding sequence ATGTGTGGATTCGGCTTTCTGCGGCTTCCTTCTATTCCCGCTCTCGAGAACAATAGGCTTAAGTTGGTGTTTTCAAGAAATGCATATAAGATGACGAAAAAGATGTGTAGAAACTTAACAATGTATTTCATTGTGTTTACCATCGTTTCAATGAtttattcttttttttttccccgaCGTTTTCCCTATTATTGGGTATTTAATTTCAGTTATATTCCCCGTCCTACCCGCTCCAGATCACCGTTATGCAAGGTTAACTTTGCTGGTCAAAATCTGACACTAGTAATCTGTAACAACACAGAAACGTGCGGTATTGGTTCACCGACCTCGAAAATGAATATTCTGCTCATCGACTCGTACGACTCGTTCACCTTCAACCTCACCACGCTGATTGAAAAGGCCGTGCCCGGATCCCGGGTCATTACCATTCACAACGACTCGCTGCCGGCTTCTGAGTTGGTTGACAAGTATCTCAGTGTGTTTGACGCAGTAGTTGTTGGACCCGGTCCAGGCTGTCCTCAGAACTCCGCCGATGTCGGATGTGTGCCCCAGATCTACTCTAACAACAAGAACGTGATTGTGCCTACTCTGGGAGTGTGTTTGGGCTTCCAGTCTCTGTGTTTGGGTAACGGGCTCAATGTGGACCGACTGAAGCTCGTCAAACACGGCCAGGTGGCCCAGATCACCCACAATGGCGACAAACTGTTTGACAACGTGCCCAGCACCTTTGATTCGGTCAGATATCACTCTCTGCATGTGCCGTTGGAGGACGGAGAATCTACTGCGATCCAGCCCTTGGCCTGGACCTCAGACGACATTGACGGAAAGAAGGTGGACATTCTCATGGCCGGAAAACACACTGAACTGCCATTCTGGGGCGTCCAGTACCACCCTGAGAGTATCTGCTCTGATTTCGGAGGGAAACTAGTGGAAAACTTCTGGAGCCTTGCCCAGGACTATAACAAGTCCCGTGAATACCCTGCCAACAAGGACACTCTCCTAGCCGATTTCACCGCTAAATACTCCATCAAACCCGCCCCTCTGACCAAATCGGACCAGAACCTGTCCATTGCCAAGCCTCTGGAAGAGACAGCAGCACAGAAGGGCGAGATTTTGTTTGAGAAGATTGCTCTGGATCGATCCAAATTTTCCAAGGACGCATACCCTGAAACCATGGTTTGTCTGGGAGAGCAtctcaacgacaagaaccAAAAGTTTGTCATGCTCAACTCTGCTGCCATTCCCGGACGATGGTCCATTCTGGGCTTTCTGGACGAGGGAAAGACCCGATGTATCACCCACTACACCGACTATAAGTCTTCTCACGCCTTCATGAAGACCTGGGGAAATGATCCTCACGAGCTCCACAACAATCACAGTGAATATCTTGTTAAGCTTGGCGATGACGGCATTTGGGGTTACCTCAGTGCCTACATGAAGCCCAAGATTGAGAAATTCAAGTCGTGCAGAGACGTGATTGACGACTGTCCGTTTTATGGAGGTCTGGTGGGCTACTTTTCGTATGAAACAAATGAAACCAACAACATTGAGTCTCTGGTCAACCCCACTCCGGCCGATAGACCGTTTCCGGACGTGAATCTCGTCGATATTGAGAGATCTGTTCTTTTTGACCACCAGGAGTGCTGCCTCTATGTCATCTCAGTCACTGATGACGACCAGTCTTGGATCAAACAGACTTCTGAAGAGCTCAAGGATTATTTCTTCGCCCCCGATTTCGAAGCCAAAAAAGATAGACTCTTTTCGTCCATTCCCTCcacttctgctgctctcactGGAGGCTCCCCCAAGGTGTCTATTCCCGATCAGGATGACTACATTAAGCGAGTTGAAAAGTGCCAGGACTACCTGCTTGCAGGAGAGTCGTACGAGCTTTGTCTCACTGCCCAGACTAAAATCAAGGTTCCCAAGAAGCTGAACCCCTGGGACCTGTACAAGATTTTGTACACCCGAAACCCAGCTCCATACTCGTGTTTCCTCGACCTTCAGGATGCTACCCTGGTGGGATCTTCTCCCGAGCGATTTCTTTCGTGGAGCAAGGATGGTGTTTGTGAGTTCCGACCTATCAAGGGTACTATCAAGAACACTCCTGAGATGACTCGCGCAATTGCCGAGGAGAAACTCAACACCCCCAAGGAGCGAGCTGAGAACCTCATGATTGTCGACCTTATTCGTCACGACCTCAACCAGATGCTCAACAACGTGCGTGTCGACAAACTCATGACCGTGGAGGAGTACAAGACCGTGTTCCAGCTTGTGTCAGTAATTCAGGGCGATCTTCATGGTCAGTATTCCGGTATCGATGCTCTGGCACACTCTTTGCCTCCTGGATCCATGACTGGAGCTCCCAAGCTGCGATCCGTCGAGATTCTCAGAGACCTCGAAAACAACCACCGACGAGGCATTTACTCGGGAGTATGTGGCTTTTGGTCTGTTTCCGATCAGGGTGACTGGTCAGTCGTCATTCGATCTGCATTCTCGTACAAGGATGAGTCCGAGGCCTGGGAACACGCCGACGATCCCGCCTCCATGGAAAGTTCGGCCCATGAGTCGACTGGTGAGTGCCAGATTTGGCGAattggagctggaggcgcCATCACTGTGCTTTCGGATCCTATGGAGGAGTGGCTTGAAATGAAGACAAAGTTGGAGAGTGCGTTGCAGGCGTTTGTCTAA
- a CDS encoding uncharacterized protein (Compare to YALI0A05423g, similar to Saccharomyces cerevisiae SMX3 (YPR182W); ancestral locus Anc_7.539, similar to wi|NCU01614.1 Neurospora crassa NCU01614. 1 hypothetical protein (related to snRNP protein SMX3)) produces MSTPFNPTNPKPFLQELTGKSVIVHLKWGKTEYQGTLVSVDSYMNLQLEDAVEYVDQENKGELGDVFIRCNNVLWIGENGVKEETKSATAEVTEEVKEDVEMA; encoded by the exons ATG tcAACCCCTTTCAATCCCACCAACCCCAAACCGTTTCTGCAAGAACTCACAGGCAAGTCCGTCATTGTCCACCTCAAGTGGGGCAAGACCGAGTACCAGGGCACACTTGTTTCCGTCGACAGTTATATGAACCTgcagctggaggatgcAGTGGAGTATGTCGACCAGGAGAACAAGGGCGAGCTAGGCGACGTTTTCATCAGATGCAACAACGTACTGTGGATCGGAGAGAACGGGGtaaaggaggagaccaagagCGCAACCGCAGAGGTGACCGaagaggtcaaggaggacgtTGAGATGGCTTAA